In Ipomoea triloba cultivar NCNSP0323 chromosome 7, ASM357664v1, a single genomic region encodes these proteins:
- the LOC116024164 gene encoding putative late blight resistance protein homolog R1B-17 has protein sequence MIFKDREVRYEFFTRLWVYVSKTVNRRQIFLDILSNFTNNTQEFKGMLEEKLADKIKEYLEGGKYFIVVDDVWTEDDWKSLQIAFPNNKKGSRVLLTTRLHNVASHGHQLKFLSSGGSWELLEKKVFRQERCPPSLEDTGKSIARKCNGLPLAVVVIAGVLNKDSTAKEWKRIAEDPFPIINKEHQSYNKLVRLSYDHLQPYDLQDCFLYLADFPTGHEIAAWKLIRLWISEGFITLIDGGNSSELEVTAEKYLKELVDRNLLMVLKRRTDGQIKTCRIHDTLHEFCKTEAANKNLFHEMNGARFELNETPRRLCVHSSIIEFLRSETKPFSEHVHSFLSSCSNEIEIPTEHLAVIPKSFPLLRVMDVESLKFKLLPRQLYELSHLRYLAVSTETFAMRVTLSSNSCDIWGLEGLIY, from the coding sequence atgatttttaaagaCCGCGAGGTTCGGTACGAATTTTTCACTCGTCTTTGGGTTTATGTCTCGAAAACGGTGAATCGAAGGCAAATATTCCTTGACATTTTGAGTAACTTCACTAATAACACCCAAGAGTTTAAGGGCATGTTGGAGGAGAAGTTAGctgataaaataaaagaatatttagAGGGCGGAAAGTACTTCATTGTAGTCGACGATGTGTGGACGGAGGACGATTGGAAGAGCTTACAAATTGCTTTTCCCAACAATAAGAAAGGCAGCAGGGTCTTGTTAACCACGCGCCTCCACAATGTGGCTTCTCATGGTCACCAACTAAAATTTTTGAGCAGTGGCGGAAGTTGGGAGTTATTAGAGAAGAAGGTTTTCCGACAAGAAAGATGCCCTCCTTCGCTAGAGGACACCGGAAAAAGCATAGCCCGGAAGTGCAACGGATTACCCCTCGCGGTGGTGGTGATAGCCGGGGTCCTAAACAAGGACAGCACAGCTAAAGAGTGGAAAAGAATAGCTGAAGATCCCTTCCCCATCATCAACAAAGAGCACCAGAGCTACAATAAGCTAGTAAGGCTAAGTTATGATCATTTACAGCCTTATGACTTGCAAGATTGCTTCTTATACCTTGCAGATTTCCCTACTGGTCATGAGATTGCTGCTTGGAAACTGATTCGTCTGTGGATATCCGAAGGCTTCATCACCCTAATCGACGGTGGAAACAGCTCGGAATTGGAGGTTACTGCCGAGAAATATTTGAAAGAACTCGTGGACAGAAACCTCCTAATGGTGTTGAAAAGAAGAACAGACGGTCAAATCAAAACATGTCGGATTCATGACACCTTACACGAGTTCTGCAAAACTGAAGCAGCAAATAAGAATCTGTTCCATGAAATGAATGGAGCTCGATTTGAGCTAAACGAGACGCCCCGTCGCCTTTGTGTCCACTCCTCTATTATAGAGTTCCTTAGATCAGAAACCAAGCCATTTAGTGAACATGTCCACTCTTTCTTATCATCTTGCTCCAATGAAATAGAGATCCCAACTGAGCACTTAGCAGTCATCCCAAAATCCTTCCCTCTCCTTAGAGTGATGGATGTTGAGTCCCTTAAGTTCAAGTTACTGCCCAGACAGCTCTATGAGCTCTCCCATTTGAGGTACCTCGCGGTCTCCACTGAGACTTTTGCGATGCGAGTAACATTGTCTTCAAACAGCTGCGATATTTGGGGATTGGAAGGACTAATTTATTAG